The following are from one region of the Paenibacillus sp. KS-LC4 genome:
- a CDS encoding RICIN domain-containing protein, which translates to MIKKNVSLGVKIMLLLALLMSPMLLTGNAAEAWVGMPMSKLHVSGNQLVNTDGQPVLLSGWHQPSGAYWTYQNSNYYLNQNGGNRHAAILAYLKDITDTFTSTSAKYGNSHGWYMNQVRLFIDREDMGDVAAGTYNFAGLQAVTQNVIIPYISYAKTKGLYVTLGLDYTLNNNQATTPDNLAKFNQIWGYLADQPGIKSADNVMFELINEPVLSDVNGVWGGHPSQSNFVAHWNSLKNFQNSLISTIRSKGADNVIWAAGLGWDQYYQLCAAYPLTDPLNNVGYSVHWYPGYGANDNYAPLQQQWDTNIKPCADYYPINITETTWFKTQPGDSSYWELFNGSSEGFGKNTKAIFTAAGNVSIAVHMNGFLLNSGTRSSFADPTAGLLYDGNAARDGMARFIFEWYYERAQFNPWNGVWNGVTNGATYKLVNRASGKTLEVPGGQNTNALQLQQSTDNNTTAQRWVVTDQGTYNNYYKLRSVSSSDNKVMDVRNGTKNNGEAIQLMQDLSNTAQQFRLIKLSNGYWSILNVNSNKAVEVLGASTANGAKIQQNLYRGDLHQQWQLVQIN; encoded by the coding sequence ATGATTAAGAAGAACGTAAGCTTAGGAGTCAAGATTATGCTGCTTCTCGCACTATTGATGTCACCAATGCTGCTAACTGGAAATGCTGCAGAAGCATGGGTCGGCATGCCAATGTCCAAGCTCCATGTTAGTGGTAACCAGCTAGTAAACACTGATGGTCAGCCCGTTTTGCTTAGCGGCTGGCATCAGCCTTCCGGTGCTTATTGGACCTATCAGAACAGCAACTACTATCTTAATCAGAACGGCGGGAATCGGCATGCTGCTATTTTGGCGTATTTGAAGGATATTACCGATACCTTTACGAGCACTTCCGCTAAATACGGCAACAGCCATGGATGGTATATGAATCAGGTCCGTCTATTTATAGACCGTGAAGACATGGGAGACGTTGCAGCGGGCACCTATAACTTTGCTGGCTTGCAGGCCGTCACCCAGAACGTCATCATTCCTTATATCAGCTATGCGAAGACTAAAGGCTTATATGTAACACTCGGTCTCGATTACACGTTGAATAACAACCAAGCGACAACACCCGACAATCTTGCTAAATTCAATCAGATCTGGGGCTACCTAGCTGATCAGCCGGGCATTAAGAGCGCGGATAACGTCATGTTCGAGCTAATCAATGAACCTGTTTTATCCGATGTCAACGGTGTTTGGGGCGGACATCCTTCACAATCCAATTTCGTTGCCCACTGGAACTCGCTCAAAAATTTCCAAAACTCATTAATCTCTACCATTCGCAGTAAAGGCGCAGATAATGTTATCTGGGCGGCTGGGCTCGGCTGGGATCAATACTATCAATTATGCGCAGCGTATCCACTGACAGATCCACTGAATAATGTTGGTTATTCGGTTCATTGGTATCCAGGCTATGGCGCCAATGACAATTATGCACCTTTGCAGCAGCAGTGGGATACCAATATTAAGCCTTGCGCTGATTATTATCCAATCAATATTACAGAAACTACCTGGTTTAAGACACAACCCGGAGACTCCTCCTATTGGGAGCTGTTTAACGGCTCTAGCGAGGGATTCGGCAAAAACACGAAAGCGATCTTCACAGCAGCAGGCAATGTGAGCATTGCCGTCCATATGAACGGATTTTTGCTGAATTCCGGCACGAGAAGCTCGTTCGCAGACCCGACAGCTGGCTTGCTGTATGATGGCAACGCGGCCCGCGATGGCATGGCCCGTTTTATTTTTGAATGGTATTATGAACGTGCCCAGTTCAATCCTTGGAATGGGGTTTGGAATGGAGTGACAAACGGTGCCACGTACAAGCTTGTGAACCGCGCTTCAGGCAAAACACTAGAGGTTCCGGGCGGGCAAAATACGAACGCCCTGCAGCTTCAACAGTCGACGGACAATAATACGACGGCGCAGCGCTGGGTCGTTACGGATCAAGGAACCTACAACAACTACTACAAGCTGCGCAGCGTGAGCTCATCTGATAATAAAGTTATGGATGTTCGTAACGGAACGAAAAATAACGGAGAAGCGATTCAGCTTATGCAGGATCTCTCCAATACAGCACAGCAGTTTCGATTAATCAAGCTTAGTAACGGATACTGGAGCATCCTTAATGTGAATAGCAACAAAGCAGTTGAGGTTCTGGGCGCCTCCACGGCAAATGGTGCAAAGATCCAACAAAATTTATACCGCGGCGATCTGCATCAGCAATGGCAGCTGGTTCAAATCAATTAG
- a CDS encoding alpha/beta hydrolase-fold protein encodes MAKYHLILNNAPAGYDQYGETVACGKIETVEYFSRTVGTSRNMMIYTPPGYTEDRRYNVLYLLHGIGGDETEWYHYGKPQVILDNLYAAGKLAPMIVVMPNGRAMPNDRAEGDLFDADKLKAFENFEYDLLYEIIPFIQSYYSVLPERENRALAGLSMGGGQALNIGLGNLDHFAWIGGFSSAPNTKAPERLVPNPQETTSKLKLLWLSCGVLDNLKHISDQTHAYLSQYNVPHIWYEESGGHDWPVWKNDLYLFSQLIFQKFQV; translated from the coding sequence ATGGCTAAATATCACTTAATATTGAATAACGCACCAGCAGGGTATGACCAATATGGGGAAACAGTCGCCTGCGGGAAAATAGAAACGGTTGAATATTTCTCAAGAACGGTAGGCACCTCACGCAACATGATGATTTACACACCACCCGGATATACAGAGGATCGAAGGTATAACGTACTTTATCTATTGCACGGTATCGGTGGAGACGAAACGGAATGGTACCACTATGGCAAGCCGCAAGTTATTTTAGATAATTTGTATGCAGCAGGCAAGCTTGCGCCCATGATCGTCGTCATGCCCAACGGTCGGGCAATGCCCAATGATCGAGCAGAGGGAGATCTATTCGATGCCGACAAGCTGAAGGCTTTCGAGAATTTTGAATATGATTTGTTATACGAGATCATTCCATTTATACAATCATATTATTCGGTTTTGCCCGAAAGAGAGAATCGTGCGCTTGCGGGATTATCTATGGGCGGAGGACAAGCGCTGAATATCGGGTTGGGGAATCTCGACCATTTTGCATGGATTGGCGGTTTTTCATCTGCTCCTAATACAAAGGCGCCTGAACGGCTAGTGCCTAATCCTCAGGAAACAACCTCGAAACTCAAGCTGCTCTGGCTTTCATGCGGAGTGCTGGATAATCTTAAACATATCAGCGACCAGACACATGCATATTTGTCCCAATATAATGTGCCTCATATTTGGTACGAGGAGAGCGGCGGCCACGATTGGCCCGTATGGAAAAATGATTTGTATCTTTTTTCTCAGCTTATTTTTCAAAAGTTTCAAGTTTAA
- a CDS encoding ABC transporter permease subunit, with translation MLRNVVKHRVLLLMLLPTSLIFFVNCYIPMFGVFIAFKNINYIDGILGSPWTGLDNFRFLFATSDAWRVTINTVSYNVVFIVSGLILSVAVAIAVNEVRAKLASRVYQTIMIMPNFLSMVVVSYIVYAFLHPEYGFLVKYILPLFGYSSVNAYMHPQAWPYILWITKMWHSIGIGSVIYLAAITGISEELYEAAKMDGASKWQQITRITIPLLTPVMVILTILNLGGIFRSDFGLFYHVTLDSGALRSTTDVIDTYVYRGLIQLNDLGMSSAANFYQSVVGFFLVIGANSLARKLNRDTALF, from the coding sequence TTGCTGCGAAATGTGGTGAAGCATCGCGTGCTGCTGCTAATGCTGCTGCCGACGAGCCTTATTTTTTTTGTTAACTGCTATATCCCGATGTTTGGGGTCTTCATTGCTTTCAAAAATATTAACTATATTGATGGCATTTTGGGCAGCCCGTGGACGGGGCTGGACAATTTCCGATTCCTCTTCGCGACCTCAGATGCATGGCGAGTAACCATTAATACGGTTTCCTACAATGTCGTCTTTATTGTATCCGGGCTAATTCTTTCGGTTGCGGTCGCCATTGCCGTTAATGAAGTGCGTGCCAAGCTTGCCTCGCGAGTCTATCAGACGATTATGATTATGCCGAATTTTTTGTCTATGGTCGTTGTTAGCTATATCGTGTACGCTTTTCTGCATCCGGAATACGGCTTTTTGGTGAAATATATTTTGCCTTTGTTCGGCTACTCTTCCGTAAATGCTTATATGCACCCACAGGCATGGCCTTATATTTTATGGATAACCAAAATGTGGCACTCTATCGGCATAGGCAGCGTCATCTACCTGGCGGCAATAACCGGGATCAGTGAGGAGCTGTATGAAGCTGCGAAAATGGATGGCGCTAGCAAATGGCAGCAGATCACCCGAATCACGATTCCGCTCCTTACTCCTGTGATGGTCATCCTGACGATTTTAAATTTAGGAGGTATTTTCCGCTCCGATTTTGGCTTGTTCTATCACGTTACGCTGGACTCTGGCGCGTTGCGTTCTACGACAGATGTTATTGATACTTATGTTTACAGAGGCTTGATTCAGCTCAATGATTTGGGAATGTCCTCTGCAGCTAATTTTTACCAATCGGTTGTTGGATTTTTCCTTGTCATTGGAGCCAATAGTCTGGCCCGTAAACTTAATCGCGATACAGCACTTTTCTAG
- a CDS encoding carbohydrate ABC transporter permease has translation MNPKASVKTSQKASKLAETILHIIFIAFSLACILPIVLIVAISFSDEKLLTLQGYKFWPDKLDVSAYQYLFTNSTTLVKAYGVSLSVTIIGTIMAVLLIALYAYPIFRKDFPFKKAFNFYLLITMLFSGGLVPFYLLYVNFLELKDSFAALILPGLSNAFYIFITRTFFQQTIPEEMIESGKLDGASEWRIFFQLVLPISLPVLATVGLFTTLMYWNDWFNSMLFINDTDKFSLQYVMIQMIRQAEFFKNQLAGSGVALMVQEAVPTESLRMAMVVVSIGPILFVYPFFQKYFTKGLTIGAIKG, from the coding sequence ATGAACCCAAAAGCAAGCGTTAAAACGTCTCAGAAGGCCTCCAAGCTAGCCGAAACGATACTTCACATCATATTCATCGCTTTTAGTCTTGCATGTATTCTGCCTATCGTGCTGATTGTCGCTATTTCGTTTTCAGATGAAAAATTACTGACTTTACAGGGCTACAAGTTCTGGCCTGACAAACTGGACGTATCCGCTTATCAATATTTATTTACCAATTCCACAACACTCGTAAAAGCCTATGGGGTTAGCCTTAGCGTTACCATTATTGGCACGATAATGGCAGTATTATTAATTGCCTTATACGCCTATCCTATTTTTCGCAAGGATTTTCCTTTCAAAAAAGCTTTTAATTTTTATCTGCTGATTACGATGCTTTTCTCAGGAGGGCTGGTGCCGTTCTATCTGCTATACGTCAATTTTTTGGAGCTGAAGGACTCGTTCGCCGCACTAATTCTTCCTGGCCTTTCGAACGCGTTTTATATTTTCATTACTCGTACCTTCTTTCAGCAGACTATCCCGGAAGAGATGATTGAATCGGGTAAATTAGACGGAGCATCGGAGTGGCGAATTTTCTTCCAGCTGGTTCTTCCTATATCACTTCCCGTCCTTGCAACGGTCGGTTTGTTCACGACGCTGATGTATTGGAACGATTGGTTCAATTCCATGTTATTCATTAATGATACGGATAAATTTTCCTTGCAGTATGTCATGATTCAAATGATTCGCCAAGCAGAGTTTTTTAAAAATCAATTGGCGGGCAGCGGCGTAGCTCTTATGGTGCAAGAAGCGGTTCCAACGGAAAGCCTTCGCATGGCGATGGTGGTCGTCTCGATTGGGCCTATCCTATTTGTTTATCCATTTTTCCAGAAGTATTTCACCAAGGGTCTTACCATCGGGGCTATCAAAGGTTAA
- a CDS encoding ABC transporter substrate-binding protein, with protein sequence MKKVKGYGIALAWLTVTMLAISGCSSNAGSTGSPNVEPASTSKPSGDNASGNPDISKYRMLKVYTVGNFPQNDSKEVIAEINKYLKEKINAEIDFQGLPWSTWSEKMALAYQSGEQVDLTFAPNWADFANNVSKGAFLPLDDLLAQYGQGITETLDPRFLDGGKVDDKIYAIPTNKEIGESHTIMFRKDLVDKYGFDINSINTLEDLEPWLQTIKDKEPGIAPIWLSGSGSDTLGYFDKTRPSVAENFRYELVAGAPAGIVLDTKTDKMIISSMESDMAIYRMKLYSDWFKKGFINQDAATTKTSAEDALKAGKTWMKFGSDKPDSDKEDSIATGIELVKLKGNDPEISTASVSNSMMAIGRTSVDPERTMMLLNLLHTDKKLINLIDFGVENRQYVKVEGTDNFIKLPAGMATRADTGWAPGIEWMFGNQTLTYLWEGESADKWEKFKAYNEKSHKVKSFGFNFNTVPVKTEVSVVSNIIKEYRPLLETGSLDADKVLAEYNEKLKANGIENIRAEVQKQYDEWKAKQP encoded by the coding sequence ATGAAGAAAGTGAAAGGGTATGGTATTGCGCTTGCTTGGTTAACCGTGACTATGCTCGCAATCTCCGGGTGCAGCAGCAATGCAGGCTCAACAGGTTCGCCTAACGTAGAACCGGCGTCAACCAGCAAGCCATCTGGAGACAACGCATCTGGAAATCCCGACATCTCGAAGTACCGCATGCTCAAGGTGTACACGGTAGGTAATTTCCCTCAGAACGACTCGAAGGAAGTTATAGCAGAAATCAACAAATATTTAAAAGAGAAAATTAATGCCGAGATTGACTTTCAAGGACTTCCTTGGTCCACATGGTCGGAAAAGATGGCGCTTGCCTACCAGTCCGGCGAACAAGTAGATTTAACCTTTGCTCCAAACTGGGCTGATTTTGCTAATAATGTATCAAAGGGAGCTTTCCTCCCGCTTGATGATCTGTTAGCCCAATATGGACAAGGCATTACCGAGACGCTAGATCCCCGTTTTCTTGACGGTGGCAAAGTAGATGATAAAATCTATGCCATTCCAACCAATAAAGAAATTGGTGAAAGCCATACGATTATGTTTAGGAAGGATCTAGTAGATAAATATGGATTTGATATCAACTCGATTAATACGCTGGAGGATTTGGAGCCATGGCTTCAAACGATTAAGGATAAGGAGCCTGGCATTGCTCCAATCTGGCTCTCGGGCAGCGGCTCCGATACACTTGGTTATTTCGACAAAACAAGGCCAAGTGTAGCAGAAAACTTTCGTTACGAGCTTGTAGCGGGTGCGCCTGCCGGAATCGTACTGGACACGAAGACAGACAAGATGATCATCAGCTCTATGGAGTCCGATATGGCTATTTATCGCATGAAGCTCTACAGTGACTGGTTTAAGAAGGGGTTCATTAACCAAGATGCCGCAACAACCAAAACGAGTGCCGAAGACGCGCTTAAGGCTGGGAAAACGTGGATGAAGTTCGGTTCCGACAAGCCGGACTCCGATAAAGAGGATTCCATCGCTACAGGCATTGAGCTCGTCAAGCTTAAAGGCAATGATCCCGAGATCAGCACGGCTAGCGTTAGCAATTCCATGATGGCCATAGGGCGTACATCCGTTGATCCGGAGCGGACGATGATGCTGCTGAATCTTTTGCATACCGATAAGAAGCTAATTAATTTGATTGACTTCGGTGTGGAAAATCGGCAATATGTCAAGGTAGAAGGTACGGATAATTTCATTAAGCTGCCGGCTGGCATGGCTACCCGTGCGGATACGGGATGGGCTCCGGGCATTGAATGGATGTTCGGCAATCAGACGCTCACTTATTTGTGGGAAGGAGAAAGCGCTGACAAATGGGAGAAGTTCAAGGCTTATAACGAGAAATCCCATAAGGTGAAGTCATTCGGCTTTAACTTTAATACGGTTCCTGTCAAAACGGAGGTGTCCGTCGTCAGCAATATTATTAAGGAATATCGCCCGCTCCTTGAAACAGGAAGCTTGGACGCAGACAAGGTTTTGGCTGAATATAATGAAAAGCTGAAAGCCAATGGTATCGAGAATATTCGCGCCGAGGTTCAAAAGCAATACGATGAATGGAAAGCGAAGCAACCATAA
- a CDS encoding histidine kinase has product MAKSASDTLTLHLGALDELLEQTSTYLLRTSNESMLLELYSESDPKSVNYYLSIRKLMDQWYSDVSYYSSIRSVFVYHPDRDELFLSSQKEYYKEKDAIRFGLSSQLKTFKLPTSLKWEIVTVGGEPVLFKVLPDKSGRLLIGVLVSIDSLAQPLTQLESVRSDEKIGIISKDGNLLWGQFSREDLDLLRSKLKEQSNHANASLRLHDGSSYLFVDKPSIFSDLNVFILLDEESLLDELPMFQRVIKAIPIAVIVILVIMFFLLNRLVFKPIQQLTSGMRILGKGQLDYRLKEGKSKEFQLITEQFNRMAEQIGNLKIDVYEEKMKVQQAELKHLQAQINPHFFLNSLNIVFHLVELQKYSLIKKIIAHLVSYFRFIMSTNDTWITLTSELNHIRNYMEIQMVMYPGKLSFHDQFPKELENALIPPLLVQPFVENAIKHGFINNTKPFRVSITINEEVSKDDARCMAIQISDTGPGFSELQLERLNLGLYEKDPTDRQLGIWNVRRRLSMFYNERTSITFSNDPQGGGVIKIMLPIHRRL; this is encoded by the coding sequence GTGGCAAAATCTGCATCGGATACACTGACCCTTCACTTAGGTGCTCTTGATGAATTGCTAGAGCAGACGAGCACTTATTTGCTTCGCACTTCAAACGAGAGCATGCTGCTCGAGCTATACTCGGAAAGTGATCCGAAAAGTGTAAACTATTATTTATCCATCCGAAAATTAATGGATCAATGGTATAGCGATGTCAGCTACTACTCCAGTATTCGCAGCGTGTTTGTGTATCACCCTGATCGAGATGAACTTTTCCTTAGCAGCCAAAAGGAGTATTACAAGGAGAAGGACGCCATCCGTTTTGGACTGTCTTCTCAGCTGAAGACCTTCAAGCTTCCGACTTCTTTGAAGTGGGAAATCGTTACGGTCGGAGGTGAGCCGGTCTTATTTAAGGTGCTGCCTGATAAAAGTGGAAGGCTGCTCATCGGTGTACTTGTCAGCATTGACTCATTGGCACAGCCTTTAACCCAATTGGAGTCTGTAAGGAGCGACGAAAAGATCGGCATCATCTCCAAAGATGGCAACCTGTTATGGGGACAATTCTCGAGGGAGGATCTTGACTTGCTCCGCAGTAAGTTGAAGGAGCAATCGAATCATGCTAACGCATCATTGCGCCTCCATGATGGGAGCAGCTACTTGTTTGTAGACAAACCGTCCATTTTCTCGGATCTCAACGTATTCATTCTGTTGGATGAAGAGTCGCTTTTGGATGAATTGCCTATGTTCCAACGCGTCATTAAAGCGATTCCTATCGCAGTGATTGTCATATTGGTTATTATGTTCTTTCTACTAAATCGGCTCGTGTTTAAGCCTATACAACAGTTGACCAGCGGGATGCGCATACTAGGAAAGGGACAACTGGATTACCGCCTTAAGGAAGGGAAATCGAAGGAGTTCCAGTTGATTACAGAGCAGTTCAATCGGATGGCCGAACAAATCGGAAATCTTAAGATCGATGTATATGAAGAGAAAATGAAAGTGCAGCAAGCAGAGCTTAAGCATCTTCAAGCTCAAATAAACCCGCATTTTTTCTTGAACTCTTTGAATATTGTCTTTCATCTTGTAGAGCTTCAGAAGTATTCGCTGATTAAGAAAATAATTGCCCATCTCGTTTCCTATTTCAGATTCATCATGAGCACGAACGATACGTGGATTACGCTTACTAGTGAATTGAATCATATTCGAAATTATATGGAAATACAGATGGTTATGTACCCAGGCAAGCTTAGCTTTCATGATCAATTCCCGAAGGAGCTGGAAAATGCGCTCATACCACCCTTGCTTGTGCAGCCATTCGTAGAAAATGCGATTAAGCATGGATTTATTAATAACACAAAACCATTTAGAGTCAGCATTACGATAAATGAAGAGGTTAGCAAGGATGACGCTAGGTGTATGGCCATCCAAATCAGTGACACTGGTCCGGGCTTCTCCGAGCTTCAGCTCGAAAGGCTTAACCTGGGGTTGTATGAAAAAGATCCGACTGACCGTCAATTAGGGATATGGAATGTACGCCGACGCTTGAGTATGTTCTATAATGAACGGACGAGTATTACCTTTAGCAATGATCCTCAGGGCGGTGGAGTAATAAAAATAATGTTGCCTATACATAGGAGGCTGTGA
- a CDS encoding response regulator, which translates to MYRILIVDDQYFALLGLQQGVNWDELGIADVHLAENVEQAVECLERHPIDLLICDIEMPGRSGLELLVWVSQHSPDTLTIMLTCHADFEYAQQAIQHGAFHYLLKPVDYEQLKQVASSAIAEVARKKEQHKFEILIRDYRRKWEHQLPILVERFWQDILSQRTSLLLESLQISAQTCGLDLKKEDRYILVLLGLEQWKENLSARDEAIMEYALRNLAGELLLRGLEGVVLQDHVGLNLAIIYVRDEEVVVGNVLDYNCRQFLNECKRIFHCSLSIYISPTVLLPEIVSAYAHVTEREQSNLNSSQQIFTPTYPPSTRLLNQLPVVAPINLFAEWATILELGELEELDSRVKQWFCSSEAIIWTKESHRQFIHGILFIVHTILAKKGLSMHESVELKQLLDKESYPKHSVGLQNWTRGILGVTVLLLRTSKNVSSTVVTKIRHYIRSRLNQEITREELAAHVYLNPAYLSRLFKKETGLSLSDAIIQERIQEAKRLLEETEYKITDIAEKVGYTSLGSFSNLFKRVVGVTPQLYRARKKTNQTS; encoded by the coding sequence ATGTACCGGATATTGATCGTCGATGACCAATATTTTGCCTTGCTCGGTTTGCAGCAAGGCGTGAATTGGGACGAATTAGGTATTGCAGATGTCCATCTGGCGGAAAACGTAGAACAAGCAGTGGAGTGTCTGGAGCGCCACCCTATAGATTTACTTATTTGTGATATTGAGATGCCAGGGAGGAGCGGACTGGAATTATTGGTCTGGGTATCGCAGCACTCACCGGACACGCTAACGATTATGCTCACCTGCCATGCTGATTTTGAGTATGCACAGCAGGCCATCCAGCATGGGGCGTTCCATTATTTGCTGAAGCCTGTCGATTACGAGCAATTAAAGCAGGTGGCAAGCTCAGCTATTGCAGAAGTCGCAAGAAAGAAAGAGCAGCATAAGTTTGAAATACTTATACGAGACTATCGAAGAAAATGGGAGCATCAGCTTCCTATATTAGTAGAACGCTTCTGGCAAGACATCCTTAGCCAGCGCACCTCTCTTCTTCTGGAATCGTTGCAGATATCTGCGCAAACTTGCGGCCTGGATCTCAAAAAGGAGGATCGTTATATTCTAGTTTTATTAGGCCTGGAACAATGGAAGGAAAATTTAAGCGCTCGTGATGAGGCTATTATGGAGTACGCCCTTCGCAATTTGGCTGGAGAACTGCTTCTCAGAGGGCTAGAGGGCGTCGTACTTCAAGATCATGTAGGCCTTAATTTGGCGATTATCTATGTGAGGGACGAAGAGGTTGTTGTTGGTAATGTGCTTGATTACAATTGCCGGCAGTTTCTTAATGAGTGCAAACGGATTTTTCATTGTTCCTTATCGATTTATATCAGCCCGACCGTATTGCTGCCTGAAATCGTTAGCGCTTACGCTCATGTGACAGAAAGAGAGCAGAGCAACCTAAACAGCTCACAGCAAATTTTCACTCCGACTTATCCGCCTTCCACTAGGCTGTTAAATCAGCTGCCGGTAGTTGCTCCAATAAACTTGTTTGCAGAGTGGGCGACCATTCTCGAGCTCGGCGAGCTGGAGGAGCTGGATAGCCGTGTTAAGCAATGGTTCTGTAGCAGTGAGGCGATCATATGGACGAAAGAATCGCATCGACAATTTATTCATGGCATCCTTTTTATCGTGCATACCATTTTGGCCAAAAAAGGTTTGTCCATGCACGAGTCAGTGGAGTTAAAGCAATTATTGGATAAGGAAAGTTACCCAAAGCATTCGGTAGGTTTGCAAAATTGGACACGGGGGATTCTAGGGGTGACCGTATTACTTCTTAGGACAAGCAAGAACGTTTCCTCTACCGTCGTCACCAAGATCAGACATTACATTCGTTCACGTTTAAATCAGGAAATCACTCGCGAAGAACTGGCCGCCCATGTCTATCTAAACCCGGCGTATTTATCCAGATTGTTCAAGAAGGAGACCGGATTATCGTTGTCGGACGCTATTATTCAGGAACGAATACAGGAGGCTAAGCGATTGCTGGAAGAAACCGAATACAAAATTACCGATATTGCGGAAAAGGTTGGGTATACCAGCTTGGGAAGCTTCTCTAACTTATTCAAACGAGTTGTCGGCGTTACGCCGCAGCTATATCGAGCTCGAAAAAAAACGAATCAAACCAGCTAG
- a CDS encoding IclR family transcriptional regulator yields the protein MPIIQSLDRALTILDLFDEHTRVLKITEISVRVGLHKSTVHSLLKTLQHHRYIEQDENGLYRLGMRLLEKGQLLLQSFDIREIARGPMEELSGKTGQTVHLVIRDGAEGVYIDKVEGSKAAIRYSRIGRRVPLHSSAVGKMLAAYVPEAELERLLESYDYSIHTPHTISNKSDFLKELISSRKAGVAYDREENEAGVRCAAAPVYDHSGQITAAISISTMTSTVGDEELAAFVLLLRETAEQISRGLGYRPK from the coding sequence ATGCCCATCATTCAATCACTCGACCGGGCACTTACTATTCTAGATTTGTTTGATGAGCATACTCGAGTATTGAAAATAACCGAGATCAGTGTCAGGGTCGGACTGCATAAAAGTACGGTGCATTCCTTGCTTAAGACGCTTCAGCATCATCGCTACATTGAACAGGATGAAAACGGGCTGTATCGGCTCGGCATGCGTCTGCTGGAGAAGGGTCAACTGCTATTGCAGAGCTTTGACATCCGGGAGATTGCAAGAGGGCCGATGGAAGAGTTGTCAGGGAAGACGGGACAGACTGTTCATCTTGTCATCCGAGACGGAGCGGAAGGCGTCTATATTGATAAGGTTGAAGGCAGCAAAGCAGCCATTCGCTATTCCCGAATTGGCCGGCGGGTGCCCCTGCACAGCAGCGCGGTCGGCAAGATGCTGGCGGCTTACGTGCCGGAAGCTGAGCTGGAGAGGCTGCTGGAGAGCTACGACTATTCCATTCATACGCCACATACGATCTCAAACAAGTCGGACTTCCTGAAAGAGCTGATCTCCTCGCGAAAGGCGGGCGTTGCCTACGACCGGGAAGAGAATGAAGCGGGTGTCCGCTGTGCTGCGGCGCCGGTGTATGACCACAGCGGCCAAATTACGGCGGCGATCAGCATCTCGACGATGACGTCAACAGTTGGGGATGAGGAATTAGCGGCTTTCGTCCTGCTTTTGCGAGAAACGGCAGAACAGATTTCACGCGGACTCGGCTACCGTCCAAAATAA